In the Streptomyces fradiae ATCC 10745 = DSM 40063 genome, one interval contains:
- a CDS encoding AAA family ATPase, with product MSGQEVPDPSSAAAEATRLILEDTLHGDARGVVVDSPPGAGKSTLVVRAALELAAAGRPLMVVAQTNAQVDDLVLRIAEKEPELPVGRLHASDPDAYDKALDGLDSVVTSTKAAELAGLPVVISTAAKWAHVKGVEPWRHAIVDEAYQMRSDALLAVAGLFERALFVGDPGQLDPFSVVGAEQWAGLSYDPSASAVSTLLAHNPDLPQHRLPVSWRLPASAAPLVSAAFYPYTPFRAGTGHGDRRLAFGAASDGSAADRVLDEAAESGWGLLELPARHTPRTDPEAVHACALVVRRLLDRGAAAVSERAGHPLPVTADRVAVGTAHRDQAAAVRAALADLGVHGVTVDTANRLQGREYDVTVVLHPLSGRPDATAFHLETGRLCVLASRHRHACVVVCREGVTDLLDEHPSTEPVQLGVTVKFPDGWEANHAVLSHLAEHRVGWRP from the coding sequence GTGAGCGGGCAGGAGGTGCCGGACCCGTCGTCGGCGGCGGCCGAGGCGACCCGCCTCATCCTGGAGGACACCCTCCACGGGGACGCGCGGGGCGTCGTGGTGGACTCGCCGCCCGGAGCCGGCAAGTCGACGCTGGTGGTGCGCGCCGCCCTGGAGCTGGCGGCGGCGGGCCGCCCCCTGATGGTCGTCGCGCAGACCAACGCCCAGGTGGACGACCTGGTGCTGCGGATCGCCGAGAAGGAGCCCGAGCTGCCGGTGGGGCGGCTGCACGCCAGCGACCCGGACGCCTACGACAAGGCGCTCGACGGCCTCGACTCCGTGGTGACGTCCACGAAGGCGGCGGAGCTGGCGGGGCTGCCGGTGGTGATCTCCACGGCGGCGAAGTGGGCGCACGTGAAGGGCGTCGAGCCGTGGCGGCACGCCATCGTCGACGAGGCCTACCAGATGCGGTCGGACGCGCTGCTGGCGGTGGCCGGGCTGTTCGAGCGGGCGCTGTTCGTGGGCGATCCGGGGCAGCTCGACCCGTTCTCGGTGGTGGGCGCCGAGCAGTGGGCGGGGCTGTCGTACGACCCGTCGGCCAGCGCGGTGTCGACGCTGCTCGCGCACAACCCGGACCTGCCGCAGCACCGGCTGCCGGTGTCGTGGCGGCTGCCCGCGTCGGCGGCGCCGCTGGTGTCGGCCGCGTTCTACCCGTACACGCCGTTCCGCGCGGGTACGGGCCACGGCGACCGGCGGCTGGCGTTCGGCGCCGCGTCGGACGGCTCGGCGGCGGACCGGGTGCTGGACGAGGCCGCAGAGTCCGGGTGGGGGCTGCTGGAGCTGCCGGCCCGGCACACGCCCCGCACGGACCCCGAGGCCGTGCACGCGTGCGCGCTGGTGGTGCGGCGGCTGCTGGACCGGGGGGCGGCGGCCGTCAGCGAGCGCGCCGGGCACCCGCTGCCGGTCACCGCCGACCGGGTGGCCGTCGGCACCGCCCACCGGGACCAGGCGGCGGCCGTCCGCGCGGCCCTGGCGGACCTGGGCGTGCACGGCGTCACGGTCGACACGGCCAACCGGCTGCAGGGCCGCGAGTACGACGTGACGGTGGTGCTGCACCCGCTGTCGGGCCGCCCCGACGCGACGGCCTTCCACCTGGAGACGGGCCGCCTGTGCGTCCTGGCCTCCCGGCACCGGCACGCGTGCGTGGTGGTGTGCCGCGAGGGCGTCACCGACTTGCTGGACGAGCACCCGTCGACGGAGCCGGTCCAGCTCGGCGTGACCGTGAAGTTCCCCGACGGCTGGGAGGCCAACCACGCGGTCCTCTCCCACCTCGCCGAACACCGCGTGGGCTGGCGGCCGTAG
- a CDS encoding bifunctional DNA primase/polymerase, producing MSTWLREKTPLRPAPARARAHAPAPVEADLGTEAVTGIEERRTGLLRRLRDQAHHTSQVTAEGAEWLASASPDRAAMLARWEARPTAPAVLPCGTAFDVVNVPAIFGRRLLDRLWEEGPGSGPVAAHLGRMLLFTAPGTGQRLPALLRWEEWGEAVPPLLCHGTGDAVTIPPLAGAAEDGPRWVVAPDTRCPWLPGPEVVLWACVRVARATSAGDVRVSISPDPDRGANVYDVSRRR from the coding sequence ATGAGTACCTGGCTGCGAGAGAAGACCCCGCTCCGCCCCGCCCCCGCCCGTGCGCGCGCCCACGCGCCCGCCCCGGTCGAGGCCGACCTCGGCACCGAGGCCGTAACCGGCATCGAGGAGCGGCGCACCGGCCTCCTGCGGCGGCTGCGCGACCAGGCGCACCACACCTCCCAGGTCACCGCCGAGGGCGCCGAGTGGCTGGCCTCCGCCTCCCCCGACCGGGCCGCCATGCTCGCCCGGTGGGAGGCCCGCCCGACCGCACCCGCCGTACTGCCCTGCGGCACGGCCTTCGACGTGGTGAACGTCCCGGCGATCTTCGGCCGCCGCCTGCTGGACCGGCTCTGGGAGGAGGGGCCCGGCTCCGGGCCCGTCGCCGCGCACCTGGGGCGGATGCTGCTCTTCACCGCGCCCGGCACCGGTCAGCGGCTGCCGGCCCTGCTCCGCTGGGAGGAGTGGGGCGAGGCGGTCCCGCCCCTGCTGTGCCACGGCACGGGCGACGCGGTGACGATCCCGCCCCTGGCGGGCGCGGCCGAGGACGGCCCGCGCTGGGTCGTGGCCCCCGACACGCGCTGCCCCTGGCTGCCGGGGCCGGAGGTGGTGCTGTGGGCGTGCGTCCGGGTGGCGCGCGCCACGTCCGCCGGTGACGTGCGGGTATCGATTTCTCCTGACCCCGACCGGGGTGCTAATGTCTACGACGTCAGCAGGCGCCGCTAG